From Demequina capsici, one genomic window encodes:
- a CDS encoding NAD(P)-dependent alcohol dehydrogenase produces the protein MPTVKAYAAPSATEPLIPTEITRRPVGATDVLIAIRYAGICHSDIHLVRGDWGPVTYPQVVGHEIVGEVVEVGDAVTKHAVGDRVGVGCMVDSCRECENCLAGMENYCLKGNTQTYGSVDRDGTITQGGYSTHVVVDQDFVLKVPEAIPFEAAAPLLCAGITTYSPLAHWGAGPGKRVAVVGMGGLGHMAVKIAAQMGAEVTVLSRTLDKKDDALAFGATRHLSTMDDATFTDNADTFDLIVNTVSAALPLDRYLRMLRLDGTMVNVGAPPEPMPVHVFTLFGNRRSFAGSSIGSIAETQEMLDFCALHGIAPETELIGVDSINEAYERVLSSDVRYRFVIDTATL, from the coding sequence ATGCCCACCGTCAAGGCCTATGCCGCTCCGTCCGCCACCGAACCGCTGATCCCCACCGAGATCACCCGACGACCTGTCGGTGCCACCGACGTGCTGATCGCGATCCGCTACGCGGGCATCTGCCACTCCGACATCCACCTCGTGCGCGGCGACTGGGGCCCGGTCACGTACCCCCAGGTCGTCGGCCACGAGATCGTCGGCGAGGTCGTCGAGGTCGGGGACGCCGTCACCAAGCACGCCGTCGGCGACCGCGTCGGCGTCGGTTGCATGGTCGACTCGTGCCGCGAGTGCGAGAACTGCCTGGCAGGCATGGAGAACTACTGCCTCAAGGGCAACACGCAGACGTACGGCTCCGTCGACCGCGACGGGACCATCACGCAGGGCGGCTACTCGACCCACGTGGTCGTCGACCAGGACTTCGTGCTGAAGGTCCCCGAGGCGATCCCGTTCGAGGCGGCCGCACCCCTGCTGTGCGCGGGCATCACCACCTACTCCCCGCTCGCGCACTGGGGTGCGGGCCCCGGCAAGCGCGTCGCCGTCGTCGGCATGGGCGGGCTGGGCCACATGGCCGTGAAGATCGCGGCCCAGATGGGCGCGGAGGTCACCGTGCTGTCTCGCACGCTCGACAAGAAGGACGACGCGCTCGCCTTCGGCGCGACCCGCCACCTGTCCACCATGGACGACGCGACGTTCACCGACAATGCCGACACGTTCGACCTGATCGTGAACACCGTCAGCGCCGCGCTGCCGCTCGACCGCTACCTGCGCATGCTGCGGCTCGACGGCACCATGGTGAACGTGGGCGCGCCCCCGGAGCCGATGCCCGTGCACGTGTTCACCCTCTTCGGCAACCGCCGCTCGTTCGCCGGCTCCAGCATCGGCTCGATCGCCGAGACGCAGGAGATGCTCGACTTCTGCGCCTTGCACGGCATCGCGCCCGAGACCGAGCTGATCGGGGTCGACTCCATCAACGAGGCGTACGAGCGGGTCCTGTCGAGCGACGTCCGCTACCGCTTCGTGATCGATACAGCGACGCTGTAG
- a CDS encoding agmatine deiminase family protein translates to MIWTMPAEWEPHERAWMAWPSAAYTLGDRAHEAWATWAAVANAIVRFEPVTMVVPAHLKDVATRYLLPEVDTIEGALDDGWYRDIGPTFVRGTSGLGAVNWQFNGWGGQDWASWEHDAEASLIATGASGATAVDSPLVNEGGGIHTDGQGTFLVTRTVQLDPGRNPGLTEQDVEAELARTVGARKVIWLPRGLTRDSDRFGTRGHVDIVACFTAPGRVLIHDQQDPAHPDFEVSRLIRATLEAQTDADGRALQVVSLPAPTVLRDEEGWVDYSYVNHFVINGAVILCAFDDPHDAVAQDILAAEYPGREIVMVDARPLFARGGGIHCITQQQPAI, encoded by the coding sequence ATGATCTGGACCATGCCCGCCGAGTGGGAGCCTCACGAGCGCGCCTGGATGGCGTGGCCGTCCGCCGCGTACACGCTCGGGGACCGGGCCCACGAGGCGTGGGCCACGTGGGCGGCGGTGGCGAACGCGATCGTACGGTTCGAGCCGGTGACGATGGTGGTGCCCGCGCACCTCAAGGATGTCGCGACCCGCTACCTGCTGCCTGAGGTGGACACGATCGAGGGTGCACTCGACGACGGCTGGTACCGGGACATCGGGCCGACGTTCGTGCGCGGCACGAGCGGCCTGGGCGCGGTGAACTGGCAGTTCAACGGTTGGGGTGGTCAGGACTGGGCGTCGTGGGAGCACGACGCGGAGGCGAGCCTCATCGCGACCGGCGCCTCGGGGGCGACCGCCGTCGACTCGCCCCTGGTGAACGAGGGTGGCGGCATCCACACCGACGGGCAGGGCACGTTCCTGGTCACCCGCACGGTCCAGCTGGACCCTGGCCGCAACCCGGGCCTCACCGAGCAGGACGTGGAGGCCGAGCTGGCCCGCACGGTCGGCGCCCGCAAGGTGATCTGGCTGCCGCGCGGGCTCACCCGCGACTCGGACCGCTTCGGCACCCGCGGCCACGTGGACATCGTCGCGTGCTTCACCGCGCCTGGCCGGGTGCTGATCCACGACCAGCAGGACCCGGCGCACCCCGACTTCGAGGTGAGCCGTCTGATCCGCGCGACCCTCGAGGCCCAGACCGACGCCGACGGTCGCGCGCTGCAGGTCGTGTCCCTGCCCGCCCCCACGGTCCTGAGGGACGAGGAGGGGTGGGTGGACTACTCGTACGTCAACCACTTCGTGATCAACGGTGCGGTGATCCTGTGCGCGTTCGACGACCCGCACGACGCCGTGGCCCAGGACATCCTGGCAGCCGAGTACCCGGGCCGCGAGATCGTGATGGTCGACGCCCGGCCCCTGTTCGCCCGCGGGGGCGGCATCCACTGCATCACGCAGCAGCAGCCCGCCATCTGA
- a CDS encoding LacI family DNA-binding transcriptional regulator → MAVNGARAGRKTGPSIMDVARLAGVSGQTVSRVTNGADSVRPETRDRVLRAMDQLGYSPNHAARALRHGRFGSIGLLAHRFDRTGEAMMTDAVLRAAAVRDLSVTLVSVYAATADGWSPAARRMQHQTVDGLIIIRSEGASTLPLSLPAGMPVAVADSRVRGIYPTVVADEIGAVRAAVDHLLDLGHRTVHHISGPEDSEPARVRRSGWELRLAERGVPIPPVAVGDWTAESGYRAGTLLAADPEVTAILCANDETALGVLHALRAAGRHVPNDVSVVGYDGIALSAHSDPPLTTIYQDFTTMGTELVRLVVDQIDSHAYSDAPNVIVPSHLVVRESTAPPKRI, encoded by the coding sequence GTGGCGGTCAACGGAGCACGCGCGGGACGCAAGACGGGTCCCTCGATCATGGATGTGGCGCGCCTGGCAGGAGTGTCGGGTCAGACTGTGTCGCGCGTGACCAACGGCGCCGACTCGGTGAGGCCCGAGACGCGCGACCGGGTGCTGCGCGCCATGGACCAGCTGGGCTACTCGCCGAACCACGCGGCACGGGCCTTGCGGCACGGTCGATTCGGGTCGATCGGCCTGCTCGCGCACCGCTTCGACCGCACCGGCGAGGCCATGATGACGGACGCGGTGCTGCGCGCCGCTGCCGTCCGTGACCTGAGCGTCACGCTCGTGAGCGTGTACGCCGCCACGGCCGACGGCTGGAGCCCCGCCGCGCGTCGCATGCAGCACCAGACGGTGGACGGCCTCATCATCATCCGCTCGGAGGGCGCCTCGACCCTGCCTCTGTCGCTGCCCGCCGGCATGCCCGTCGCGGTCGCGGACTCCCGCGTGCGCGGCATCTACCCCACCGTCGTGGCCGACGAGATCGGGGCCGTGCGCGCCGCCGTGGACCATCTGCTCGACCTGGGCCACCGCACCGTGCACCACATCTCCGGCCCCGAGGACTCGGAGCCTGCGCGCGTGCGCCGCTCGGGCTGGGAGCTGCGGCTCGCCGAGCGCGGCGTCCCGATCCCCCCGGTGGCAGTCGGCGACTGGACCGCGGAGTCCGGATACCGCGCGGGCACGCTCCTCGCGGCAGACCCTGAGGTCACCGCGATCCTCTGCGCCAACGACGAGACGGCGCTCGGCGTCCTTCACGCCCTCCGCGCCGCGGGACGGCACGTCCCGAACGACGTGTCCGTGGTCGGATACGACGGCATCGCGCTCAGCGCGCATTCCGACCCGCCGCTGACCACCATCTACCAGGACTTCACCACCATGGGCACCGAGCTGGTGCGGCTGGTGGTCGACCAGATCGACTCGCACGCCTACTCCGACGCGCCGAACGTGATCGTGCCGTCGCACCTGGTGGTGCGGGAGTCGACGGCACCGCCCAAGCGGATCTGA
- a CDS encoding alpha-galactosidase — protein MTETTRARVVEHDRCVVLAAPGVELVLDLADGYPIVRHWGEPLCGAGPDAVRLLATAAVPHSDLDDPVEPGMLRESARGFTGRPALRGHRAGAGFSPLFRLQGVRVDGTTATVSLGDPDAQLELEQRFTMTDQGVLLVDQALTNVGGSVYSVDELATWLPLPARATQTLDFAGRWLRERQPHRLPLAPGLRIREGREGRTGHDSTIVQCAMTSRTTTESGEAWGIAALWSGNTVHLVERDVVGRAALGAGELLEPGEVELAPRQTYTTPTIAVVYSAAGLDGMGECFHRWLRARPEHPRAPRPLTLNVWEAVYFDHDLDTLTRLAERAAAVGVERFVLDDGWFGSRRDDTSGLGDWTVSADAWPGGLGPLVERVKGLGMQFGLWFEGEMVNPDSDLYRAHPDWILHVPGRRPPLARHQLVLDLANPEAYAHVLERVHAIVSSEGVDYIKWDHNRVLTDAGHEGRPAVHAQTAAIYRLFDDLRSRNPGLEIESCASGGGRVDLGMALHADRFWTSDQNDPLERQQIQRWTSLAIPLEMLGSHVGPTVSHTSGRRHSIQMRAVTALFGHAGIEWNLLEATDEELAALRSWADLYKAQRGVLHSGRVVRVDHPDPSALVHGVVADDASSALFAYVQCTTSPGTRPAAFRLPGLTPDARYQVRPVWFGEPGVAQNRGPRWMDDGVVATGAALAAMGLNPPILRPEEAVLVVVTAMPAATDL, from the coding sequence ATGACGGAGACCACGCGCGCCCGGGTCGTCGAGCACGACCGCTGCGTGGTGTTGGCCGCGCCGGGCGTGGAGCTGGTGCTGGACCTGGCCGACGGATATCCGATCGTGCGTCATTGGGGCGAGCCGCTCTGTGGTGCCGGCCCGGACGCGGTGCGGCTGCTCGCGACCGCCGCGGTGCCGCACAGCGACCTCGACGACCCGGTGGAGCCGGGGATGCTGCGCGAGTCCGCACGCGGCTTCACCGGCAGGCCGGCCCTTCGCGGGCATCGGGCGGGCGCAGGGTTCTCGCCGCTGTTCCGCCTGCAGGGCGTCCGCGTGGATGGCACGACCGCGACCGTGAGCCTGGGCGACCCGGACGCGCAGCTCGAGCTGGAGCAGCGGTTCACCATGACCGACCAGGGTGTCCTGCTCGTGGATCAGGCGCTCACGAACGTCGGCGGCTCCGTCTACAGCGTCGACGAGCTCGCGACCTGGCTGCCCCTGCCGGCTCGCGCGACGCAGACCCTGGACTTCGCCGGCCGCTGGCTGCGCGAGCGTCAGCCCCACCGGCTCCCGCTGGCCCCCGGGCTGCGGATCCGCGAGGGACGCGAGGGGCGCACCGGCCACGACTCGACGATCGTGCAGTGCGCGATGACGTCCCGCACGACCACCGAGAGCGGCGAGGCGTGGGGCATCGCCGCGCTGTGGAGCGGAAACACGGTGCATCTCGTGGAGCGCGATGTGGTGGGGCGGGCCGCGCTGGGCGCCGGAGAGCTTCTCGAGCCTGGTGAGGTGGAGCTCGCGCCGCGGCAGACGTACACGACGCCGACGATCGCGGTCGTCTACTCGGCAGCCGGGCTGGACGGCATGGGCGAGTGCTTCCACCGCTGGCTGCGCGCGCGGCCCGAGCACCCCCGCGCGCCGCGACCGCTGACGCTCAACGTGTGGGAGGCCGTCTACTTCGATCACGACCTGGACACCCTGACGCGGTTGGCCGAACGCGCCGCCGCCGTCGGCGTGGAGCGCTTCGTGCTGGACGACGGCTGGTTCGGCTCGCGCAGGGACGACACGTCGGGCCTGGGGGACTGGACGGTCTCGGCCGACGCGTGGCCGGGAGGGCTCGGGCCGCTCGTGGAGCGCGTCAAGGGGCTCGGCATGCAGTTCGGGCTGTGGTTCGAGGGTGAGATGGTGAACCCCGACTCCGACCTGTACCGCGCGCATCCCGACTGGATCCTGCACGTGCCCGGCAGGCGTCCGCCGCTCGCGCGCCATCAGCTGGTGCTGGACCTGGCGAACCCCGAGGCGTATGCGCACGTGCTCGAGCGGGTGCACGCGATCGTGTCCTCCGAGGGGGTGGACTACATCAAGTGGGACCACAACCGCGTCCTGACGGACGCGGGGCACGAGGGCCGTCCGGCCGTCCACGCTCAGACCGCTGCGATCTATCGGCTCTTCGACGACCTGCGGAGTCGCAACCCTGGCCTGGAGATCGAGTCGTGCGCCTCCGGCGGCGGGCGGGTGGACCTCGGCATGGCCCTTCACGCGGACCGGTTCTGGACGTCGGACCAGAACGACCCGCTGGAGCGTCAGCAGATCCAGCGCTGGACGTCCCTGGCGATCCCGCTGGAGATGCTGGGCAGCCACGTGGGGCCCACCGTCTCCCACACCAGCGGGCGCAGGCACAGCATCCAGATGCGGGCGGTCACCGCGCTGTTCGGGCATGCAGGCATCGAGTGGAACCTGCTGGAGGCCACCGACGAGGAGCTGGCCGCGCTCCGGAGCTGGGCCGATCTCTACAAGGCGCAGCGCGGCGTGCTGCACAGCGGTCGCGTGGTGCGCGTGGATCATCCGGATCCGAGCGCGCTGGTGCATGGGGTGGTCGCCGACGACGCCTCGTCAGCCCTGTTCGCCTACGTGCAGTGCACCACGTCGCCGGGCACGCGTCCCGCGGCCTTCCGTCTGCCCGGGCTGACGCCTGACGCTCGATACCAGGTGCGGCCGGTGTGGTTCGGCGAGCCTGGAGTGGCGCAGAACCGCGGCCCCCGTTGGATGGACGACGGCGTGGTGGCCACCGGTGCGGCGCTCGCGGCGATGGGCCTGAACCCGCCGATCCTGCGCCCGGAGGAGGCCGTGCTGGTGGTGGTGACGGCGATGCCCGCCGCCACGGACCTGTAG
- a CDS encoding sugar phosphate isomerase/epimerase family protein yields the protein MTAPAPATSTMREVRLGRPVDGPPRPLRRRRLRSIALVAAIALLASACTSTPQYPTVDPADRGPIPDSRISVQLFNFFSYVGFGESEEEQARQAQVLTALSDAGYTHVEPIDYTHFQGLTAQEYRALLDARGLQASSLHTSVTMSTTDEQWQATLDTAQTIGAPYVGAGSTPEDLTTREGWEAYADRIDQLGAMARERGMRYLVHLHDTEFAAVEGGESALDILVSRTDPANVTFELDLYWAVKAGEDPVALVRRYGDRIALLHVKDMAADGSITTAGDGVIDFAAVFAAAGDNVDFYVIERDPPLDDSSFDPFPPSIAGLRFLQTIQF from the coding sequence GTGACCGCACCCGCCCCCGCCACCTCGACTATGCGTGAGGTCCGCCTCGGCCGGCCCGTCGACGGCCCGCCTCGACCGCTCCGGCGCCGCAGGCTGAGGTCGATCGCCCTGGTCGCGGCGATCGCGCTCCTTGCCTCCGCCTGCACCTCGACGCCGCAGTACCCGACCGTCGACCCCGCCGACCGCGGCCCCATCCCGGACTCCCGGATCAGCGTGCAGCTGTTCAACTTCTTCTCCTACGTGGGCTTCGGCGAATCGGAGGAGGAGCAGGCCCGCCAGGCCCAGGTGCTGACCGCGCTCTCCGACGCGGGATACACGCACGTGGAGCCGATCGACTACACGCATTTCCAGGGGCTGACCGCTCAGGAGTACCGCGCGCTCCTGGACGCACGCGGACTCCAGGCGAGCTCGTTGCACACGTCGGTGACCATGTCCACCACGGACGAGCAGTGGCAGGCGACGCTCGACACCGCTCAGACGATCGGCGCCCCCTACGTGGGTGCGGGATCCACGCCGGAGGACCTCACCACCCGTGAGGGGTGGGAGGCGTACGCGGACCGGATCGACCAGCTGGGCGCGATGGCGCGCGAGCGCGGCATGCGGTACCTGGTGCATCTCCATGACACGGAGTTCGCGGCCGTCGAAGGCGGTGAGAGCGCGCTCGACATCCTCGTCTCGCGCACCGACCCGGCGAACGTCACCTTCGAGCTCGACCTGTACTGGGCGGTCAAGGCGGGCGAGGACCCGGTCGCGCTCGTGCGGCGCTACGGGGATCGGATCGCCCTCCTGCATGTGAAGGACATGGCGGCCGACGGGTCCATCACCACTGCGGGCGACGGCGTCATCGACTTCGCGGCGGTGTTCGCCGCCGCAGGCGACAACGTGGACTTCTACGTGATCGAGCGGGACCCGCCCCTGGACGACTCGTCGTTCGATCCGTTCCCCCCGTCGATCGCGGGGCTGCGGTTCCTGCAGACGATCCAGTTCTGA
- a CDS encoding amidase yields MAFDVVEASIAQVRAALESGEVTAVELAQAYLDRIARLDAGPGGLNSVCVLDPTALDQARASDERRARGATLGPLDGICYTAKDSYMVQGLTCAAGSPAFKDLVATRDAFTIERLRKAGAVHLGRTTMPPMANGGMQRGLYGRAESPYDRAYLTSAFGSGSSNGSGTATAASLATFGLGEETWSSGRAPASCNALVAYTPSRGLISVRGNWPLVPTMDVVVPHTRTVADMQELVPHLIAFDPDTRGDLWRMQHWVAMPSPEEMAASRGSMLPDVDLSRVRVAIPRMYINGTPDAPHPIRTRDSVIALWERARTALEAAGAEVMETDLPAVEEYEAGALVQRGWVPAEYFENELWDLSMWGWDDFLAANGQPGLSSLAEADPDLIFPAPAGASPDRYDSPHLPARYADDAFDLGDHVRRAREGVVPWHRVGFLQQGLEGLERARKVLLEDWMDAHGLDAVVLPTMADVGPADSDTDPASADLAWRNGVWVANGNLAIRHLGIPTVTVPMGVMEDTGMPVGLTIMGRAWDDAHLLSLAAAIEKVLPPRVPPSYLGGDA; encoded by the coding sequence ATGGCTTTCGATGTGGTCGAGGCGTCGATCGCCCAGGTGCGCGCCGCGCTCGAGTCCGGCGAGGTCACCGCGGTCGAGCTCGCGCAGGCGTACCTGGACCGCATCGCCCGCCTGGACGCCGGGCCTGGGGGCCTCAACTCCGTGTGCGTGCTCGATCCCACCGCACTGGACCAGGCGCGAGCCTCCGACGAGCGCCGCGCGCGCGGCGCGACCCTGGGTCCGCTGGACGGGATCTGCTACACCGCCAAGGACTCGTACATGGTCCAAGGGCTGACGTGCGCGGCGGGTTCGCCGGCGTTCAAGGATCTGGTGGCCACGCGCGATGCGTTCACGATCGAACGGCTGCGCAAGGCGGGTGCCGTGCACCTGGGCAGGACCACGATGCCGCCGATGGCGAACGGCGGCATGCAGAGGGGGCTGTACGGGCGGGCGGAGAGCCCGTACGACCGCGCCTACCTGACGTCGGCGTTCGGCTCCGGATCGTCCAACGGGTCGGGCACGGCGACGGCGGCCAGCCTCGCGACGTTCGGGCTGGGCGAGGAGACGTGGTCGAGCGGACGTGCCCCCGCGTCGTGCAACGCTCTGGTCGCGTACACGCCGTCGCGCGGCCTCATCTCGGTGCGCGGCAACTGGCCGCTGGTGCCCACCATGGACGTCGTCGTCCCCCATACGCGCACGGTGGCGGACATGCAGGAGCTGGTGCCGCACCTCATCGCGTTCGACCCTGACACCCGGGGCGACCTGTGGCGCATGCAGCACTGGGTGGCCATGCCTAGCCCTGAGGAGATGGCCGCGAGCCGCGGCAGCATGCTCCCTGACGTGGACCTGAGCCGCGTGCGGGTCGCGATCCCGCGCATGTACATCAACGGCACCCCCGACGCGCCGCATCCGATCCGCACGCGTGATTCGGTGATCGCGCTGTGGGAGCGGGCGAGGACTGCGCTCGAGGCGGCCGGCGCCGAGGTCATGGAGACGGACCTGCCTGCCGTCGAGGAGTACGAGGCGGGGGCGTTGGTGCAGCGCGGCTGGGTGCCTGCGGAGTACTTCGAGAACGAGCTGTGGGACCTGTCGATGTGGGGCTGGGACGACTTCCTCGCCGCGAACGGTCAGCCGGGCCTCAGCAGCCTGGCCGAGGCGGATCCTGACCTCATCTTCCCCGCGCCCGCGGGAGCGTCGCCGGATCGCTACGACTCCCCGCACCTCCCCGCCCGCTATGCCGACGACGCGTTCGACCTGGGCGACCACGTGCGGAGGGCGCGTGAGGGCGTGGTCCCGTGGCACCGCGTCGGCTTCCTGCAGCAGGGTCTCGAGGGCCTGGAGCGTGCGCGCAAGGTGCTGCTCGAGGACTGGATGGATGCGCACGGCCTCGACGCGGTCGTGCTGCCCACGATGGCGGACGTCGGCCCAGCCGACTCCGACACGGACCCTGCGTCAGCGGACCTCGCGTGGCGCAACGGCGTGTGGGTGGCGAACGGGAACCTGGCGATCCGGCATCTGGGGATCCCAACGGTGACCGTCCCCATGGGGGTCATGGAGGACACGGGCATGCCCGTGGGCCTCACGATCATGGGCCGCGCCTGGGACGACGCCCACCTGCTGAGCCTGGCGGCCGCGATCGAGAAGGTGCTGCCCCCCCGCGTGCCGCCGTCGTACCTGGGAGGGGACGCATGA
- a CDS encoding ABC transporter substrate-binding protein: MKILRAGAAVAATAAFTLGLAACSSGGSGDATGGSSESSGSGGNTLTVWAWDPTFNIYAMQEAEKVYQQDHPDFKLDIQEMTWDDIQTKMTTIAQAQQYDQLPDIFLVQNNAFQKNAINYPDLFAPLTDSGIDFTEFPAGVAAYSTIDGVNYGVPFDSGTAVNAMRTDILSQAGYTIDDFTDVSWDDYITMGKDILDKTGYPLLSGQAGSSDMIMMMLQSAGASLFDDQGNPTIVDNAALEASINVYSEMVKDGIFTEVNSWDEYINSLVNGNVASTINGIWISGSLQSATDQSGDWAVTDLPALSGIDGATHYSANGGSSWAISSNADYALASDFLKSTFAGSTDLYDTILPGAGAVANWLPAGDSTVYSQPVDFFGGQAIYADVLKFAAQVPSNNTGVYYYEARDAVSAAITKIMGGEDMQTALQEAQDTVEFAMS; encoded by the coding sequence ATGAAGATCCTCAGAGCAGGTGCGGCAGTGGCCGCGACAGCGGCATTCACGCTCGGCCTGGCGGCGTGCTCCAGCGGCGGCAGCGGCGACGCGACCGGCGGATCGAGCGAGTCGAGCGGCTCGGGCGGCAACACCCTCACCGTGTGGGCGTGGGACCCGACGTTCAACATCTACGCGATGCAGGAGGCGGAGAAGGTCTACCAGCAGGACCACCCCGACTTCAAGCTCGACATCCAGGAGATGACCTGGGACGACATCCAGACCAAGATGACGACGATCGCCCAGGCGCAGCAGTACGACCAGCTGCCGGACATCTTCCTGGTGCAGAACAACGCGTTCCAGAAGAACGCCATCAACTACCCGGACCTGTTCGCACCGCTGACCGACTCGGGCATCGACTTCACCGAGTTCCCGGCGGGCGTCGCCGCGTACTCCACGATCGACGGCGTCAACTACGGCGTGCCATTCGACTCGGGCACCGCGGTCAACGCGATGCGCACCGACATCCTGTCCCAGGCCGGCTACACGATCGACGACTTCACGGACGTCTCGTGGGACGACTACATCACCATGGGCAAGGACATCCTGGACAAGACGGGCTACCCGCTGCTGTCGGGCCAGGCCGGATCCTCCGACATGATCATGATGATGCTGCAGTCGGCCGGTGCGAGCCTGTTCGACGACCAGGGCAACCCGACCATCGTCGACAACGCGGCGCTCGAGGCCTCCATCAACGTGTACTCGGAGATGGTGAAGGACGGCATCTTCACCGAGGTCAACTCGTGGGACGAGTACATCAACTCGCTGGTGAACGGCAACGTCGCGAGCACCATCAACGGCATCTGGATCTCCGGCTCGCTGCAGTCCGCCACCGACCAGTCCGGTGACTGGGCGGTCACGGACCTGCCGGCGCTGTCCGGCATCGACGGTGCCACGCACTACTCGGCCAACGGCGGCTCGTCGTGGGCGATCAGCTCGAACGCCGACTACGCGCTCGCGTCCGACTTCCTGAAGTCCACGTTCGCCGGGTCCACCGACCTGTACGACACGATCCTGCCTGGTGCGGGTGCCGTGGCGAACTGGCTGCCCGCCGGCGACAGCACGGTGTACTCGCAGCCCGTCGACTTCTTCGGCGGACAGGCCATCTACGCCGACGTCCTGAAGTTCGCGGCGCAGGTGCCGTCGAACAACACGGGCGTCTACTACTACGAGGCTCGTGACGCAGTCTCGGCCGCGATCACCAAGATCATGGGCGGCGAGGACATGCAGACTGCGCTGCAGGAGGCGCAGGACACCGTCGAGTTCGCGATGAGCTGA
- a CDS encoding zinc-binding dehydrogenase: MRTILHAEFGDPASVLSVSDTDLPEPGSGEVRVRLILSPIHNHDLWTVRGTYGFKPALPAKAGTEAVGVVDALGDGVEGLTVGQRVATGGTFGVWAEHFIAKAAALIPVPEGVADEVAAQLVSMPFSAISLLDSLGLSAGDWMIQNAANGAVGRLVAQLAPARGIHVIGLVRRADGVSELADAGIDHVVSTDADDWQDQVRALAGDAPIKVGIDSVGGDASGDVLSMLAENGTLISFGAMASPTMNISSGDVIFKQATVKGFWGSKVSQTMAAEDRRRLMGELLARVADGTLALPVEAIYPLEEIGAAANANFEPGRAGKILLKP, from the coding sequence ATGCGCACCATCCTCCACGCCGAGTTCGGCGACCCCGCCTCCGTCCTGTCCGTCAGCGACACCGACCTCCCCGAGCCCGGCTCCGGCGAGGTCCGCGTCCGCCTGATCCTCTCCCCCATCCACAACCATGACCTGTGGACCGTCCGCGGCACGTACGGCTTCAAGCCCGCGCTGCCCGCGAAGGCCGGCACCGAGGCCGTGGGCGTGGTCGACGCGCTCGGCGACGGCGTCGAAGGTCTCACCGTCGGCCAGCGGGTCGCCACAGGCGGCACGTTCGGCGTGTGGGCCGAGCACTTCATCGCCAAGGCCGCGGCCCTGATCCCCGTGCCCGAGGGCGTGGCCGACGAGGTCGCCGCCCAGCTCGTGTCCATGCCGTTCTCCGCCATCAGCCTGCTCGACTCGCTCGGCCTCAGCGCCGGCGACTGGATGATCCAGAACGCCGCGAACGGCGCAGTCGGCCGCCTGGTCGCTCAGCTCGCGCCCGCGCGGGGCATCCACGTGATCGGCCTGGTACGCAGGGCCGACGGCGTCTCCGAGCTCGCCGATGCCGGCATCGACCACGTGGTCTCCACCGACGCCGACGACTGGCAGGACCAGGTCCGCGCCCTCGCCGGCGACGCGCCGATCAAGGTGGGCATCGACTCCGTGGGCGGCGACGCCTCCGGCGACGTGCTGTCGATGCTCGCCGAGAACGGCACCCTCATCTCCTTCGGCGCCATGGCGTCGCCCACCATGAACATCTCGTCGGGAGACGTCATCTTCAAGCAGGCGACCGTCAAGGGCTTCTGGGGAAGCAAGGTCAGCCAGACCATGGCCGCCGAGGACCGCCGCCGGCTCATGGGCGAGCTGCTCGCGCGCGTCGCCGACGGCACGCTCGCGCTGCCGGTGGAGGCGATCTACCCGCTCGAGGAGATCGGCGCCGCGGCGAACGCGAACTTCGAGCCCGGCCGCGCGGGCAAGATCCTGCTCAAGCCGTGA